The Fragaria vesca subsp. vesca linkage group LG2, FraVesHawaii_1.0, whole genome shotgun sequence genome includes a window with the following:
- the LOC101292569 gene encoding probable serine/threonine-protein kinase At4g35230-like, whose translation MGCCLSLLPPRRQKTEEKNNNNNGRLQQQQNQNQYHPQQNNKSAASAFNNATSYASSNGPGVSNGNDAVTVPGFSEFSLAELRAATNNFSSDFIVSESGEKAPNVVYKGRLQNNNNRRWIAVKKFAKLAWPDPKQFADEAWGVGKLRHKRLANLIGYCCDGDERLLVAEYMPNDTLAKHLFHWENQTIEWTMRLRVALSIAEALDYCSSEGRPLYHDLNAYRVLFDENGDPRLSCFGLMKNSRDGKSYSTNLAYTPPEYLKNGRVTPESVTFSFGTVLLDLLSGKHIPPSHALEMIRGRNILLLMDSHLEGNFSTEEATVVFDLASQCLQYEPRERPNTKDLAATLAPLQNKSDVPSYVMLGIPKHEEAPPTPQHPLSAMGDACSRMDLTAIHQILVMTHYKDDEGTNELSFQEWTQQMKDMLDARKRGDLAFRDKDFRSAINSYSQFIDVGTMVSPTVYARRSLCHLLCDQPDAALRDAMQAQCVYPDWSTAFYMQAVALAKLDMHKDAADMLNEAAALEEKRKQRGR comes from the exons ATGGGCTGCTGCCTGTCCTTGCTTCCACCGCGACGGCAGAAGACGGAAGAGAAGAACAACAACAACAACGGCAGGCTACAACAGCAGCAGAATCAGAATCAGTATCATCCTCAGCAGAACAACAAAAGCGCGGCCTCGGCGTTTAACAACGCCACGTCGTATGCGAGCAGCAACGGTCCGGGAGTGTCCAACGGAAACGACGCCGTAACGGTGCCGGGTTTCTCGGAGTTCTCGCTGGCGGAGCTGAGAGCGGCGACGAACAACTTCAGCTCCGACTTCATCGTCTCCGAGAGCGGCGAGAAGGCCCCCAATGTCGTCTACAAGGGGAGGCTACAGAATAACAACAACCGCCGCTGGATCGCCGTCAAGAAATTCGCCAAGCTGGCCTGGCCGGACCCCAAACAATTCGCC GATGAAGCTTGGGGAGTAGGGAAGCTGAGGCACAAGAGGCTTGCGAATTTGATCGGATATTGCTGCGACGGCGACGAGAGGCTGCTGGTGGCTGAGTACATGCCTAATGATACTCTTGCCAAGCATCTCTTCCACT GGGAAAATCAGACCATTGAGTGGACCATGCGATTAAGAGTTGCTCTATCCATTGCTGAAGCATTGGATTATTGCAGTAGTGAAGGCCGTCCGTTGTACCATGACTTGAATGCGTATAGGGTTCTCTTTGATGAG AATGGTGATCCTCGACTTTCTTGTTTTGGGTTGATGAAAAACAGTAGGGATGGAAAAAGTTACAGCACTAATCTCGCCTATACTCCTCCTGAATATCTTAAAAATG GAAGGGTGACTCCGGAAAGTGTTACCTTCAGTTTTGGGACTGTCCTTTTAGATCTTCTCAGTGGGAAGCACATACCTCCAAGTCAT GCTCTTGAAATGATTCGGGGTAGAAACATTCTTCTGTTAATGGATTCACATCTTGAGGGTAATTTTTCAACTGAAGAGGCAACCGTGGTTTTTGATCTTGCTTCACAATGTTTGCAATATGAACCTAGGGAGCGGCCGAATACCAAAGACCTTGCTGCAACACTTGCCCCACTGCAAAATAAATCTGAT GTTCCATCGTATGTGATGCTGGGAATTCCAAAGCATGAGGAAGCACCTCCGACTCCACAACACCCTCTTTCTGCCATGGGTGATGCCTGTTCAAGGATGGACCTGACAGCTATCCATCAGATATTGGTAATGACACACTACAAAGATGATGAAGGAACCAATGAG TTGTCTTTCCAAGAATGGACTCAGCAAATGAAAGATATGTTGGATGCAAGAAAGCGTGGAGACTTGGCATTCCGTGACAAAGATTTTAGATCTGCGATAAATAGTTATTCTCAG TTCATAGATGTTGGGACCATGGTTTCTCCAACTGTCTATGCACGGAGAAGTCTTTGTCATCTGCTTTGCGATCAACCAGATGCTGCCCTCCGAGATGCAATGCAAGCACAATGTGTCTACCCCGACTGGTCCACTGCGTTTTACATGCAGGCAGTTGCTCTTGCCAAGCTAGATATGCACAAGGATGCAGCTGACATGTTGAATGAGGCTGCTGCGCTTGAAGAAAAAAGAAAACAAAGAGGGAGATGA
- the LOC101315305 gene encoding ATP-dependent zinc metalloprotease FTSH, chloroplastic-like: MASTTNPLLSSSFYGTKILHSPPTPKTTRSSLLPLPLFSKPNLVFAKNEKPNSDSIKSITSQATLAALLFSSLTTQPALAVDNVTPPSQPAPVLEAQPTKPNSSPFSQALNLTAPKPQSQAATDLPEGSQWRYSEFLNAVKKGKVERVRFSKEGSALQLTAVDGRRASVVVPNDPDLIDILAMNGVDISVSEGDSGGGIFNFIGNLLFPIIAFAGLFFLFRRGQGGPGGPGGLGGPMDFGRSKSKFQEVPETGVTFSDVAGADQAKLELQEVVDFLKNPDKYTALGAKIPKGCLLVGPPGTGKTLLARAVAGEAGTPFFSCAASEFVELFVGVGASRVRDLFEKAKSKAPCIVFIDEIDAVGRQRGAGMGGGNDEREQTINQLLTEMDGFSGNSGVIVLAATNRPDVLDSALLRPGRFDRQVTVDRPDVAGRVKILQVHSRGKALAKDVDFEKIARRTPGFTGADLQNLMNEAAILAARRELKEISKDEIADALERIIAGPEKKNAVVSEEKKKLVAYHEAGHALVGALMPEYDPVAKISIIPRGQAGGLTFFAPSEERLESGLYSRSYLENQMAVALGGRVAEEVIFGQANVTTGASNDFMQVSRVARQMVERFGFSKKIGQVAVGSSGGNPFLGQQMSSQKDYSMATADIVDAEVRELVEKAYKRATEIITTHIDILHKLANLLIEKESVDGEEFMSLFIDGKAELYVS; this comes from the exons ATGGCTTCCACAACCAACCCTCTACTCTCTTCTAGCTTCTACGGCACTAAAATCCTCCACTCTCCTCCAACACCCAAAACCACCAGATCATCACTCCTTCCTCTTCCTTTGTTCTCCAAACCAAACCTTGTCTTCGCCAAAAACGAAAAACCCAACTCGGATTCCATCAAATCCATCACATCCCAAGCCACTCTAGCCGCCTTACTCTTCTCCTCACTCACCACCCAACCAGCTCTAGCCGTTGACAACGTCACGCCACCGTCACAGCCCGCCCCGGTGCTCGAGGCCCAGCCCACCAAGCCCAACTCCTCTCCTTTTTCTCAGGCCCTCAACTTAACCGCGCCAAAGCCGCAGTCCCAGGCCGCCACCGACCTCCCGGAAGGTAGCCAATGGCGTTACAGCGAGTTCTTGAACGCCGTGAAAAAGGGCAAGGTCGAAAGAGTCAGGTTCTCCAAGGAAGGCTCGGCTCTTCAGCTAACGGCGGTTGACGGCCGTCGCGCCTCGGTTGTTGTCCCCAACGACCCGGACCTCATCGACATTCTCGCCATGAACGGCGTCGACATCTCCGTCTCCGAGGGCGACTCCGGCGGCGGGATATTCAACTTCATCGGGAATTTACTCTTTCCGATAATAGCCTTCGCCGGATTGTTCTTTCTTTTCAGGCGAGGACAGGGCGGTCCCGGAGGACCCGGCGGGCTCGGCGGGCCCATGGACTTCGGAAGGTCCAAGTCAAAGTTCCAGGAGGTTCCGGAAACCGGTGTGACGTTCTCTGATGTCGCCGGAGCTGATCAGGCCAAGCTGGAGTTGCAGGAGGTTGTGGATTTCTTGAAGAATCCTGATAAGTACACTGCCTTGGGAGCTAAGATTCCCAAAGGGTGTCTGCTTGTGGGCCCTCCCGGTACCGGAAAGACCCTGCTGGCTCGTGCGGTTGCTGGTGAGGCTGGCACGCCGTTCTTCTCGTGTGCCGCGTCAGAGTTTGTGGAGCTGTTTGTGGGAGTGGGAGCGTCGAGAGTGAGGGACTTGTTTGAGAAGGCGAAGTCGAAAGCGCCCTGCATTGTGTTTATTGATGAGATTGATGCCGTTGGGAGGCAGAGGGGGGCGGGGATGGGAGGTGGAAATGATGAGAGGGAGCAGACTATTAATCAGTTATTGACGGAGATGGACGGGTTTTCAGGGAATTCAGGTGTGATTGTGTTGGCGGCGACTAACAGGCCGGATGTTCTTGATTCGGCATTGTTGAGGCCTGGAAGGTTTGACAGACAAGTAACTGTGGACAGGCCTGATGTTGCTGGGAGAGTTAAGATCCTGCAG GTGCACTCCAGAGGGAAGGCACTGGCAAAGGATGTGGACTTCGAAAAGATTGCAAGGAGAACGCCTGGTTTCACAGGAGCTGATCTACAGAACCTGATGAACGAAGCTGCCATTCTTGCAGCCAGACGTGAGCTCAAGGAAATAAGCAAAGATGAAATAGCTGATGCTCTGGAGCGAATTATTGCCGGACCAGAGAAGAAAAATGCTGTTGTCTCGGAGGAGAAGAAGAAATTAGTTGCTTACCATG AGGCTGGGCATGCTCTTGTTGGTGCTTTGATGCCTGAATATGATCCTGTAGCCAAGATATCCATCATCCCTCGTGGCCAAGCGGGTGGTCTAACCTTCTTTGCTCCAAGTGAAGAGAGACTCGAGTCTGGACTGTACAGCAGAAGCTACCTGGAGAATCAAATGGCTGTTGCCCTTGGAGGAAG GGTTGCCGAAGAAGTTATCTTTGGTCAGGCGAATGTGACAACAGGAGCATCAAATGACTTCATGCAAGTTTCAAGGGTGGCAAGGCAGATGGTTGAGAGATTTGGATTCAGCAAAAAGATCGGACAAGTCGCAGTTGGTAGTTCAGGTGGCAATCCCTTCTTAGGTCAACAG ATGTCATCCCAAAAAGATTACTCCATGGCGACCGCTGATATTGTGGATGCAGAGGTGAGGGAGCTGGTAGAGAAAGCTTACAAAAGGGCCACGGAGATCATCACAACCCACATTGACATCCTCCACAAGTTGGCGAACCTCTTGATAGAGAAGGAAAGTGTTGATGGTGAAGAGTTCATGAGCCTCTTTATTGATGGAAAGGCCGAGCTTTATGTGTCGTAA
- the LOC101300220 gene encoding uncharacterized protein LOC101300220 has product MAGPNFEALRNLHNSANDLLHSPIIQQALVRNSQEKWVHEVSEASLRLLDVCSISKDVLLLVKEHLQDLQFTLRRVNSSSEEDIGSKMTAYNFYRNKLKKETLKCLSSLKGRSRPMKKNASIVSLELCPIDQNLTLVVDVLRQVRVTTVSIVETLLSLISIPWLDGKSTSRSSTASFRFMSKLMCGRSQKVHDLCDATALQSANARLDAVEIAIEDLQVELECMFRRLIDTRVALLNILTN; this is encoded by the coding sequence ATGGCTGGCCCGAACTTTGAAGCTCTGAGAAATTTGCACAACTCTGCCAATGATCTTCTCCACTCTCCTATCATTCAACAAGCTCTGGTTCGCAACAGTCAAGAAAAATGGGTTCATGAGGTTTCAGAAGCATCTCTTAGACTGTTGGATGTGTGCAGCATTTCGAAAGATGTTCTTCTTCTTGTGAAAGAGCATCTGCAGGACCTGCAGTTCACTTTACGCAGAGTGAACAGCTCAAGTGAAGAAGATATTGGGAGCAAAATGACGGCCTACAATTTCTATAGGAACAAGTTGAAGAAGGAGACCCTCAAGTGCTTGAGTTCTTTGAAAGGCCGCAGCCGTCCGATGAAGAAGAATGCCTCCATCGTTAGCTTGGAGCTTTGCCCTATAGACCAGAACCTTACGCTTGTTGTGGATGTGCTAAGACAAGTTAGGGTCACCACAGTTTCAATTGTGGAGACTTTGCTGTCCCTCATTTCCATACCCTGGCTGGATGGGAAATCAACTAGTAGAAGTAGCACTGCTTCTTTCAGATTCATGTCCAAGTTAATGTGTGGGAGGAGCCAAAAAGTACATGATCTATGCGATGCAACAGCGCTTCAGAGTGCAAATGCAAGGTTGGATGCTGTGGAGATTGCCATTGAAGATCTTCAAGTTGAGTTGGAGTGCATGTTCAGGCGCTTGATCGACACCAGAGTTGCACTTCTAAACATCCTTACCAACTAG
- the LOC101290720 gene encoding NADH dehydrogenase [ubiquinone] 1 beta subcomplex subunit 2-like, whose amino-acid sequence MGGGHGHGITYKGVTVHQPKRWHTVTGKGLCAVMWFWVLYRAKQDGPVVLGWRHPWEGHDDHGHGHDDHH is encoded by the exons ATGGGAGGAGGACATGGACATGGCATAACGTACAAGGGCGTCACCGTTCATCAGCCAAAGAGGTGGCACACCGTCACCGGTAAAGGCTTGTGCGCCGTCATGTG GTTCTGGGTACTTTACAGAGCCAAGCAAGATGGTCCCGTAGTGCTG GGTTGGAGACACCCCTGGGAGGGCCATGATGATCATGGTCATGGGCATGACGACCATCATTAG
- the LOC101300509 gene encoding 4-coumarate--CoA ligase-like 5-like, with the protein MAPPPSPPAVDPRSGFCKSNSTFYSKRKPVPLPPNDSLDVTTFISSQAHRGHIAFIDAATGRHLTYSQLWRAVDSVASSLSDMGIKKGHVILILSPNSISFPVVCLATMSLGAIITTTNPLNTTREITKQIADSKPVLAFTTRELLPKLAGFASNNIVLMDSADQQTKNKSSSNKKVLTLASMMNRPPTSGRFRETVSQNDTATLLYSSGTTGASKGVVSSHRNLIATVRTVLGRFFSQAEEEQQQTFLCTVPMFHIYGLATFATGFLTSGSTIVILSKFDMHDMLSAIGRYRVTYLPLVPPILVALVNGAAEIKAKYDLSSLRSALSGGAPLSKEVIEGFLEKFPSVSISQGYGLTETTGVGASTDTLEESRRYGTAGMLSPSMEAKIVDPDSGEALTVNKTGELWLKGPTIMKGYFCNDDATASTLDSEGWLRTGDLCYIDDDGFIFVVDRLKELIKYKAFQVPPAELEALLLTHPQIADAAVIP; encoded by the exons ATGGCGCCACCTCCGTCTCCTCCCGCCGTCGATCCCAGAAGCGGCTTCTGCAAATCCAACTCCACCTTCTACAGCAAGCGCAAACCAGTCCCTCTCCCACCCAACGACTCTCTCGACGTCACCACATTCATTTCCTCTCAGGCCCACCGCGGCCACATCGCCTTCATCGACGCCGCCACGGGCCGCCACCTCACCTACTCCCAGCTCTGGCGCGCCGTCGACTCCGTCGCCTCCTCTCTCTCCGACATGGGCATCAAAAAAGGCCACGTCATCCTCATCTTATCCCCCAACTCCATCTCCTTCCCCGTCGTCTGCCTCGCCACCATGTCCCTCGGCGCCATCATAACCACCACCAACCCACTCAACACCACTCGAGAGATCACCAAACAAATCGCCGATTCCAAACCCGTCCTCGCCTTCACAACTCGCGAGCTCCTCCCCAAGCTCGCCGGGTTCGCTTCCAACAACATAGTCCTGATGGACAGCGCTGATCAGCAAACCAAGAATAAGAGCAGTAGTAACAAGAAAGTGCTGACACTCGCGTCAATGATGAACCGGCCGCCCACGTCAGGCCGGTTCAGGGAGACAGTGAGCCAAAACGACACGGCGACTCTTCTTTACTCTTCGGGAACGACAGGAGCCAGCAAAGGGGTGGTGTCGTCTCACCGGAATCTGATCGCGACGGTCCGGACCGTGTTAGGGAGATTCTTCTCGCAAGCTGAAGAGGAACAGCAGCAGACGTTTCTGTGTACTGTTCCGATGTTCCACATCTACGGCCTCGCCACGTTCGCCACCGGGTTCCTGACGTCAGGATCCACTATTGTCATCCTTTCGAAATTCGATATGCACGACATGCTCTCGGCCATTGGGAGGTACAGAGTTACGTATCTGCCCCTGGTGCCGCCGATTCTGGTGGCGCTGGTGAACGGCGCGGCCGAGATAAAGGCCAAGTACGACCTGAGCTCGCTGCGCTCGGCTCTGTCCGGTGGGGCCCCCTTGAGCAAGGAAGTGATTGAAGGGTTTTTGGAGAAGTTTCCTAGCGTCAGCATTAGTCAAGGGTACGGTTTGACCGAGACAACGGGGGTGGGAGCTTCGACGGACACGTTGGAGGAGAGCCGGAGGTACGGCACGGCGGGGATGCTGTCGCCGAGCATGGAGGCCAAGATTGTGGACCCCGACAGCGGCGAGGCTTTAACTGTGAACAAGACCGGTGAGCTTTGGCTCAAGGGTCCCACCATCATGAAAG GATACTTCTGCAACGATGATGCCACTGCATCCACGCTTGATTCCGAAGGGTGGTTAAGGACCGGCGATCTTTGTTATATTGATGATGATGGATTCATCTTTGTGGTTGATAGGTTGAAGGAGCTTATTAAGTACAAGGCATTTCAG GTGCCCCCAGCGGAATTGGAGGCTTTGTTACTCACTCATCCCCAAATTGCTGATGCTGCTGTCATACCGTAA
- the LOC101297981 gene encoding lysine histidine transporter-like 8-like: MAESNQRELDIHDDEFIEVDDFSAIPVSTASPPEIDSAAPQDHGASAPSMQTDQSNPSGMSSPSLSEKPLLNLSIVPVNIRVTPRSYTPNFFTPLGSPIRRAIQLTKFDPQDAWLPITESRNGNAYYAAFHSLCSGIGIPALVLPVSFTVLGWTWGIISLTVAFIWQLYTLWLLVKLHESKETGMRYSRYLQLFSSTFGDKMKNIFAVFPIYYLSGGTCCALIIVGGSSMKLFYEILCGHECTSKPLTTVEWYLVFTCAAVVLSQLPNLNSIAGVSLIGAITAIGYCTIMWLVAVTEGRLDGVSYDPKKENSNTAMIFSILNSLGIIAFAFKGHNLTLEIQATMPSSDKKPSHVPMWRGVKIAYFIIALCLFPLAIGGYWAYGHLIPPNGGMLTAIYQYHGRDTSKFILALTSLFVVVNAVSSFQIFGMPMFDDMESKYITRFNKPCPWWLRSISRAMFGFGCFFIAVAIPFLGSFAGLIGGIAIPITFAYPCFLWLKIKKPEKFSFMWLLNWTLGLLGTALSVILIAAGIYVVIDTGIQVSFFKPQ; this comes from the exons ATGGCAGAGAGTAACCAAAGAGAGCTGGACATTCATGATGATGAGTTCATAGAGGTAGATGACTTTTCTGCAATTCCAGTGAGCACTGCATCGCCTCCAGAAATAGATTCTGCGGCGCCGCAGGATCATGGCGCATCAGCGCCTTCGATGCAAACAGATCAATCTAATCCTAGCGGAATGAGTTCACCGTCTTTGTCGGAGAAGCCGCTTCTGAATCTCTCTATAGTGCCTGTAAATATAAGAGTAACCCCGAGGTCTTACACTCCCAATTTCTTCACGCCATTGGGTAGCCCTATCAGAAGGGCTATCCAACTTACCAAGTTCGACCCTCAGGATGCTTGGCTCCCCATCACCGAGTCAAGGAACGGCAATGCCTATTATGCTGCCTTCCATTCTCTTTGCTCCGGTATCGGAATTCCGGCCCTTGTGCTTCCCGTCTCCTTCACCGTTCTTGGATG GACATGGGGGATCATAAGCTTGACGGTGGCGTTCATATGGCAGCTCTACACTCTCTGGCTTTTAGTCAAGCTTCACGAATCCAAGGAAACTGGGATGCGTTACAGTAGATACCTCCAGCTCTTCAGCTCCACTTTCGGAGACAAAATGAAGAACATCTTCGCCGTCTTCCCCATCTACTACCTCTCCGGCGGCACATGCTGTGCCCTCATCATAGTTGGTGGCTCCAGCATGAAGCTCTTCTATGAGATCTTGTGTGGCCACGAGTGCACTTCCAAGCCCCTCACTACGGTGGAGTGGTACTTGGTGTTTACGTGCGCCGCGGTGGTTCTGTCTCAGCTCCCCAACCTGAACTCCATTGCCGGAGTCTCGCTGATCGGCGCGATCACCGCCATTGGTTACTGCACCATCATGTGGCTCGTTGCCGTCACGGAGGGCAGGCTCGACGGCGTTTCTTATGACCCTAAAAAGGAAAACTCCAATACTGCTATGATCTTCAGCATTCTCAACTCTCTTGGGATTATTGCTTTTGCTTTCAAGGGTCACAATCTTACACTAGAAATTCAG GCAACTATGCCTTCAAGTGACAAAAAGCCATCTCATGTGCCAATGTGGAGAGGGGTAAAGATTGCATATTTCATCATCGCATTGTGCTTATTTCCTCTAGCAATTGGTGGATATTGGGCTTACGGACACTTG ATACCACCAAATGGGGGGATGCTTACTGCAATCTATCAATACCACGGGCGCGACACTTCGAAATTCATTCTTGCACTGACCAGCTTATTCGTCGTTGTGAATGCTGTAAGCTCATTCCAAATCTTTGGGATGCCCATGTTTGATGATATGGAGTCCAAGTACATCACTCGCTTTAACAAACCGTGCCCGTGGTGGCTCCGATCGATTTCTCGGGCCATGTTCGGATTCGGCTGCTTCTTCATAGCCGTCGCAATCCCCTTCTTGGGTAGCTTTGCCGGTCTCATTGGAGGGATTGCCATCCCGATCACCTTTGCTTATCCTTGTTTCTTGTGGTTGAAGATTAAGAAGCCCGAAAAGTTCAGCTTCATGTGGTTGCTAAATTGGACTCTGGGACTTCTCGGCACCGCTCTCAGTGTCATACTAATTGCTGCCGGCATTTATGTTGTCATCGACACCGGAATTCAAGTCAGCTTCTTCAAGCCTCAATAA